Below is a genomic region from Miscanthus floridulus cultivar M001 chromosome 1, ASM1932011v1, whole genome shotgun sequence.
caacaagggtcaacaaaccctgagtacaaaagtactcaacaagacttaaccaaaataaaaactgataaactcaggaatgcaggctcagggattcaaggtatggctttacaataaccaaagttcttttgtgtaaaagctttttaacaaaattctttatttcgacatttaaaacttcataaaaccatatacaaagatgacacaatccatattgagatcatgaaacttcgtacacaacactttctcaaaccacctcaagttttagttattatctacgatgatgaacatagaagtgagtctccataatcgaggagcaacgacgattcaaaccgattaaaaacccagctggggattccagaccacacaacatatgcaggtcctcggcctacatataccaacctacccttggatcctctaaacaagaataggtccgcgccacccgagaatacagtactccaccaatccagcccaatgccacgtgggtacacgctattctcgccatctctccactcctagtgcatgagtagccattctcataatagattagccaagttaaggcttactggagtatgtggttagtactacaaagtctcaccgcacacagttcaacaacggtacggaccttaactgacacagacggaaagaatccgctcacaagacctccatgtctcgtggctcacacacaccaagtccgtccggtctagatttattactccacatgctcatatcacatgataacataagtaaccaaagttccattaaaaacttgcagatgataggtaatcacccgactttgatctgtctaagcagggctaagcataactagacatttacgacGTAAAACCGGTAACAAGGTATAtacggaaaaacaatgttggtaatgcatcaattaggcttttacttaactcttaatcacttgatgcagtaaagaaaagcaaaagtgaaattaatttataaaacacaaggtagggttgtatgcatccggggcttgccttcgtttcGGTTCCTGagatgtttcacaagtattctatccgacctcaacagacggattaacctcctccgcaacttgattaactaccacgtgttcaccttcattcactacacatagtaataatgccatgtttaacatgatgcggaacatgaaacatgatgctcgatgatggatgcaaaacttaacaacttgaatacaactttccttcgcggtatagttacaagttaaactaactaaacctttccggaatactaacatcaattgctaaagatcattaccaactaatgacccaaggacatcactcaatcaaaaattcaaacaaaacataaatcatcaaaggttactatttgcttttatgaattaattaattaattaagaattatgaaataaatcaacttgttccaattaacctcaaaatttttgtaaatgttcatcacatgataactaagtggcaaaacaattttcataatttttagctaaataaataagcctagaaaaatcatggaaatccatttattaataaattgagcaattttcatcacattcaaaaagtactgaaaaacattatttcatatttttcttaaatactatacatcacagagaagtcacacaaaaattttcataatttttggagctctaaataaatctatacaaaaataacaaaaatagatactattcatttattactgaaaatagaaaaatacaTTTGAACGCTAAGTCACTGACAaacggaccccacttgtcatccccaacctctagctctgactccggtgacacgcgcgctgaccggtgaaaactcgtcgacggcgagaccaacggcgacggtcaaggtaccaaaatgttCACATCATCACGTCGCACCGATTGGGGACACTAGCTAACTCAATTACTACACGACTCATGCCTaacgtcgaccatggcggacgtGACTGCACGACGGTGCTATGCCAGTGATAGGAGCTCGGTAGTGATCAAATAAATGGCATAGGAAGgtccagcagctcaccccgaactcGATTGATCAAGAAGCGGGACCGTAGGAGcagcggagaggtgggtcgaGGATCACAGCAGCTGCGGCGGCGCGAGCAACGTTGACGGTGGCGCTCCGGTTGCTGTGGTGGACAATTTGGTCAATCAACCGGtcacaaagcaccacggcatcatggcgaagctgaagcaaggCTTAGCAAGGGTAGAGGCTCACCGTAGCGCACTAGCCACGGCGATGCGCACAGCACGGTGGTGCTActggccgtgaggaagaaagcgACGCATAGCGAGTTCCCGGCGAAGACAAGCGACTAGAGTTGGTTGGCTAGGTGTGCAAGGAGCGGGCGAAACTATTTAGCGCTATGCTACGACAGCACGAGCACTGGTTCGAtggtgggagctcgccggagatgagcaaggcgacgggaaaacagaggaggaggaaACGGCAAGGACGACGATGGCTCAGGttaaaaaggatggccaggaagctcaaggaagccacgatgaCTCCATTTCCCTCATTGGCGCGATGCCTAGACGGCCATGCGCGCGACAGGAAGCAAGCCGAAGAATCGCCGGTAATGTAGctaaggcggtgaacactgttcatcgaatttacagatttgccattcattttaaaatccaaattactctcaaatttatataacaactcaaaaatcttcaaaaataaaagttgttcaaaatcaaaagttctagaacttttcttttataaccaacccctaattcggtctacattttgaaatgaacttttgaattcaaatagggaatatttaacgatttacgccttttcgaattacttcaaatttttcataacaactttgaaaactccaaaaacaaactttgtacaacacAACAAGCCTTACAATTtttctttaaggctcaaccccaaaatgtgctttgattttgaaatgggttttcagggtagggtttaaatattgaaaatcaggatTTTAGGAatttcaattcaatacaaagattttgaacttgattcaaacaataccaagcaatacttataacataaatgtaaacttgttttagtgaatgaatatcaaagtttgcaatatgacccatgacttgcaatgcatatgatgatatgtccagtttttaatacttaaacacccgaggtgttacactggaGGCACTGCAACACCAGTTCTCCGTCTTTTTGGCGGGTGGACaaggatcccttccaagattgaGGCATCCTACTATTCCGCCACCAGTGTCCtttgcttggccctggtgacaagataggcatcacccagctgatgaacatgccagtCTTTaacctccttcagagcttccgacatggtagtctctcggctctcagcagctgacgcactggcatgcgctttggcAAGTTGGACCTGGAGCATCcgggtgaagatctcggcttcctcccATCGGAGGTAGATCCTCAATTCCAAGGCTTGTCGGTCATActactcatctagagcaagcaggtacgtggtcaagtgcaccatggtaggactatcttcttacgCATCCCGCATTTGCAAAGCCTCCGtgcgagccctccatacccgccgattcttgtccataggtggaaagaaccttatgggggtatgggcaatgggctcttcatagatctggcaaaggtaccgcaaggctttgcaggccacaacctggtaggtgtcgacgaagctaaacccggttgcggtcacattctaggctttagtgaggtcagggaactcttcactcttcccgatgtagacggtaacctcacaccgctcggtgccatgctcctcatactcacggccctcatacttgggatgatctttgactctgagcttttgtagggtggcatgtaggattctgggaaaacccttaatattcaggtagtaactactaacccaggctcctgccatttctggcggtggttgcaaggaaggctgagcgaagaGCTGGCTCAAAataaaagctaagcgagctaaagtgcgctgagtggtggtaccaatggctaagttaggctctgcttataaaggcggagcggtcagtggtcctaacatggttcaccagggttcctgcgtaggatcactatgaatgaatcgaccaaattccacgtgtccgaggcgagcgacgtgcgatgccattactgactagtacgactgcagggcaagggtccgacaagagcgcaaaaaaggggtatggggagacatgggtcacgaccggcgtgaacTATAGGCGAACACGGAAcatgaagccacagtgcagaagtactccagaacaggaacgagtcagtcgtgccaatacgacacgcgtgacacctatgtagggcgtatctacaagcaatatGGCACTAAAATGCataaataggatatgcatgaatgcacgtcctatacgtccttccactgttgccaacatatagggtaaccgttcttagatttttggcacatcgttctctccctgtaactagtcgatactatcggactatgctcgggtcagtgcacctgcagaaaacttgattaagcctacctaagtcagcaaagtgccatctatcctagatacataaccatagtaatagggctacttatataacttcgcataaagatgtcctaactttttgcaaaaataggttgtcaaattttagtttagaaaaggttttagaagctttatttccttatttatgctctgataccacctatggcagaaccgcctaatctaatacctcccaggagtgctcgtcttccattaggcactaagcactcaagggagaacaccaaattacatggtcccgtcgggcacaccctaggggagaacctgaaaatccacattttttcatcaggatcacaatgagagaataaagcttacattattcttaaccatttcttacatcacttttcatacaacatcagagtataatatttattgttataacaacggaatgtaatcatattatcagagttatgagcaATTTAATTGAACGATGGGATATAAACATGAGATCAGAATTATAgcaaaaataaatatctattcatgacatgataaagtattgatatataaaaacTATGACAACAAgttataaactttcatttataaaaacatttggcaagagttataaataaaaactatgatcgcagcataaagaaatcctctctgagcccactaggaggaatccacacacaaaggtcagcttaagcctccacctgtcatctacaacagggggaataaaaccctgagtactcaattatacgcagcaagacttacccgacaggaggaaaaaaagactctaaggatatgcaaggctatctggcttatgggttattgcatctgcaggaagcattactaaatgtgtgtccttatattcgatttttattagcagtgcattagttcattaactaaccattctatgtaagcacctgtgctactttcaagcaggtggtaagcaatcagatttcctttttccatcttccatcttttagttcttactacggtgctagaccacagACAAATCGTACTGGATTTCTCGGTGATTCACGAATcgatgcccctagctgggtaccccaaaaacacacgccccgcttgtacccaaggcacaagcaggaccaacccactaccctcctgtcacgcGGTCTAGGCCCCTGTCCAAACTAGGAATCCAAGCCCCCGTcgctgagtctcggactcagtgcggtgcaaggacctcctaaacccaaaaaccaccaagacagtcagtccgaaaagagcgagaacccatgacaaaagagcaacaagtctttcaagcgcccatacccaagtatgtgctcggaataataagtctgtgacttgcctagagtcttatgcaatggccggtccttagccgacacagatagggaaagcagtgtaaccaagctatgccccacggccgcggcgacacaacctcttacacccaccaatacccaaaccatatccctgcccggtcactattttttctttccaccatttatattttccaagtgataataatacagtaatatatttcctatctctcacgagtgacaggcaatcactcgacttctatcggagtcctgtagcacagcattctacacgatccattaatactagtaagactcataggataagatatatatatatatatatgcaattgagtttcattcaactccttaaaacttaatgcacaaatataatttaaagtgcagcaaAATAgcggttatgcaccggggcttgcctgggtaagatatatactaaaaagttagtatctacatcttcagatcatccaccatcaactgaatagagagcccattgcatcatctttggattcccaatcatccttcaatttatCTGTTGACccatcatcatacctatatgatatgcattgatgcaaatgcatagatgtaaataatcaacgatatccgaaatgcttagaaatccgatcacatctcacaagctaacgagctagttctaacaacgaccatacttaggctacatatccatgttgtcgaataaggcgttatttcctaaTAAATGTTTTatttatataaacccaagttgttttttatttcattctatcaattgaatcattattcgaaatagggcattattatctatctagtaaaataattattctggtgctacagaaattacagtgagtagctaatactattagtaatttactgtaaaatttttagagttaatactatcactgatttatcacggaaattcctacaagttctccttttaataatattaagcattttaaaataattagagcaaaccTAAAAGCATACCgagtctatgtgaacaaaatacactactaggtagatcatgattttagaaacttaagaaaattagtttcataatttttggactcataaatgattttatatttaaaCAACAAAATCAGCTCAGAATTTATATTATGAAATCTTTTCTCATTCCTTGGAAAAAACGAAAGGAGTATCGCGGCCCGCGACCGGCGAACCGGCCTGGCCCGAAGACGCGCAGCGCGCGGCATAGGCACGGGCGGCACCAGGTCGGCCCAGCGGGCAGGTAGCGGCCCAAGCACGGGGATAGGGCATGCGGCGTGAACAAGAGCGGCCCAGGCGCGGCGGCGAGTAGGCCTGCCCACGCGCGGATGAGTGCAGCCCACACAGCTAGGGCCAGACAGTGGCGGTACTTTTTGCGATGAGGCCCCCGAGCTCTCCTCAAATTAATCTGCGGTACAAAGTCACTATTCCTGAGAGTCATGTATTTTGCAATAAGAACCCTGTACAAAATGTCTACTCCGATTCTTACCCTTCTCTTCATCCTCAAAAGCAGAGGAGGCACGGGACGGGCGCGGCGACCGGTGGCTGACGGCATACCGGGGGGCTGCGGCACGGCGGCTGGCGAGTGCAGGCCCTACGGCACCGGGTGGATCAGGCATGGCCTCGGCTAGGGAGATGCTATGGAGCGGAGCCCTGCGGCGGCATCAGCAGCAGGCGGCCAGCACGGACGATAGCTGGGAGCGCCGGTGTGGAAGAGCAGCGTGCACAAGGTGCGACTTGGCGGCAGCGGAGGCGCCGGCACGCGGGCACGAGGGAGCCACGGGGAAACCGTCACCGACGGCGTCTAGCCAGAGCGGGTCGTGGAGGTGGACAGGTGCAGCGGTGGCCGAGGAGCAGGCCAAGGCGACAGCGCTCCAGGGGCTCAGTGGCGCGGCTAGCTCCGGGACGGCGTGGGGCATCGGCGGCTCCGGTGCTGTACATGGCGGGGGCACGGCGCGGGACCTGGGTGGGCACGACAGCCCACAACGCGCGCcacggggaggaagaagagggaacAACGGCCTGCGGGCGAACAGGAGGAGCCGCGGTGGGCTCGAGCGCGCTGCGCCTGCAGAGGCAGCGAGGGCGCGGGACAATGGAGGTTCGCGCGCTCATGAGGGGAAAGGGAAAGGCGATGGGCGGTGGCGGTGCTCGCACTCGAGGCTCGCGGCCAAGGCGAACGGGAGCGGCCATGGCGTGCTGCGGAACAGCGGCGTGATGCTGCGGTCCAGAGTGGGGAAGGGAGGGACAGCACGGCGATGGGGCGCGCTGGCGGCAATACGGTGGTGTGGGGCAATGTGGGGGGGTCTCAGAAGTGGCAGCGCCATGGAGCCGTGGGACCAGCGCGGCCGAGGGGCGCACACGAAAAGCAACAGCGAAAAAGAGGGAGGGAAGGAGAGACAGGCCCGGCACGACTTGACTTGGCCCGAAAAAACACTTAGAGACTGAGGCAGACAGAGG
It encodes:
- the LOC136459010 gene encoding uncharacterized protein, which gives rise to MASAREMLWSGALRRHQQQAASTDDSWERRCGRAACTRCDLAAAEAPARGHEGATGKPSPTASSQSGSWRWTGAAVAEEQAKATALQGLSGAASSGTAWGIGGSGAVHGGGTARDLGGHDSPQRAPRGGRRGNNGLRANRRSRGGLERAAPAEAARARDNGGSRAHEGKGKGDGRWRCSHSRLAAKANGSGHGVLRNSGVMLRSRVGKGGTARRWGALAAIRWCGAMWGGLRSGSAMEPWDQRGRGAHTKSNSEKEGGKERQARHDLTWPEKTLRD